A single region of the Desmonostoc muscorum LEGE 12446 genome encodes:
- a CDS encoding TetR/AcrR family transcriptional regulator has protein sequence MRIAGSASTCQPITTPSLKEALLMGRKTNSREQLLAAARTVLAEKGYEATSISEIVARAGVTQAAFYLYFPSKSSLITTLTEEMFGKVQASLTQVTQGLTELDAILEASVRAIFPIIEQYSDIMPLIHSGAALIETVDTRENLFAPFKNWMYNLLNQAIADGQVSPGLNSILAANYVVHLLERAGEDAFIYQKDIPLEIHICSVLCFIRQALGTHKGRINI, from the coding sequence TTGCGGATAGCTGGTTCCGCCAGTACATGCCAGCCAATTACCACACCTAGCTTGAAGGAAGCCTTACTCATGGGGCGTAAAACTAATAGCCGAGAACAACTGCTTGCCGCCGCCCGAACTGTCTTAGCTGAGAAGGGGTACGAAGCCACATCTATTTCTGAAATTGTTGCGCGAGCCGGAGTTACTCAAGCAGCTTTTTACTTGTATTTTCCGTCTAAGTCTTCCTTGATTACTACTCTTACAGAAGAAATGTTTGGGAAAGTACAAGCTTCTCTTACTCAAGTTACTCAAGGATTAACCGAGCTAGACGCTATTTTAGAAGCGAGTGTAAGAGCTATTTTTCCAATCATTGAGCAATACAGCGATATTATGCCATTAATTCACAGTGGTGCTGCGCTGATTGAAACGGTAGATACAAGGGAAAATTTATTTGCTCCTTTCAAAAATTGGATGTACAACTTGCTCAATCAAGCGATCGCTGATGGGCAAGTTTCTCCTGGTTTAAATTCCATACTTGCTGCTAATTATGTAGTCCATCTATTAGAGCGGGCAGGAGAGGATGCCTTCATTTATCAAAAGGATATTCCTTTAGAAATCCACATCTGCTCAGTTCTTTGCTTCATTCGACAAGCATTAGGAACACATAAGGGTAGAATTAATATTTAA
- the rppA gene encoding two-component system response regulator RppA: MLILQNCHEPLTFQFDMRVLLVEDESDLGAAIKRTLKQQKYLVDWVMDGNEAWAYLENSSAQYTVAILDWMLPGFTGLELCKKLRLKGNSLPVLMLTARDSMEDKVAGLDAGADDYLVKPFGMAELLARLRALQRRYPHLQPQQLTVGNFTLDYSNSTVVGQNTTGEKQEISLTNKEFQLVEYLMKHPNQIVTTEQIRNQLWEVSAEPASNVVAAQVRLLRRKLACFDCTNPIETLHGMGYRLNVTNESK; encoded by the coding sequence ATGCTGATTTTACAAAATTGCCACGAACCTCTAACTTTTCAATTTGATATGCGGGTACTGCTAGTCGAAGATGAGTCAGATTTGGGCGCTGCTATTAAGCGAACGCTGAAGCAGCAAAAGTATTTAGTTGACTGGGTAATGGATGGTAATGAAGCATGGGCATATTTAGAAAATAGTTCGGCACAATATACAGTGGCGATTTTAGATTGGATGCTTCCAGGATTTACTGGTTTGGAATTGTGTAAAAAGCTGCGTTTAAAAGGAAATTCTTTGCCCGTCTTGATGCTCACAGCTAGAGATAGCATGGAAGATAAAGTTGCTGGTTTAGATGCGGGTGCTGATGATTACTTGGTGAAGCCTTTTGGAATGGCAGAATTACTGGCAAGGTTGCGGGCATTGCAGCGGCGTTATCCCCACTTACAACCTCAACAACTAACCGTTGGTAACTTTACTTTAGATTACAGCAATAGTACAGTTGTCGGTCAAAATACGACGGGGGAAAAACAGGAAATTTCCTTAACTAATAAAGAATTTCAACTGGTGGAATATTTGATGAAGCACCCCAATCAAATTGTTACCACGGAACAGATTCGCAATCAGCTTTGGGAAGTGAGTGCAGAACCTGCTAGCAATGTGGTAGCAGCGCAAGTACGTTTGTTGCGTCGCAAACTAGCCTGCTTTGACTGCACCAACCCGATTGAAACTTTGCACGGTATGGGATATCGTCTGAATGTGACTAATGAATCAAAATAA
- the rppB gene encoding two-component system sensor histidine kinase RppB has protein sequence MNQNKLFRGTRVRLALWYALVMGSILSVCAFGVYRAVFRAHVVALDSEIESVAGTLHDSIEFKLRQPGSLEPVIQELFPNINLCKIGASCTQQQSDTKRHFLGVVNKDHYYVRFFDISGRLIATTGNYPEGLSTVFSNEKWLFLKDSKGNDYHQNSLMLHTPDNGDWGYMQVGRSLEEFNRYLDSVKLSLGLGLPIAMAMVAVASWWLSGLAMQPIYQSYRQIQQFTADAAHELRTPLAATGATVESALLMSQLDEEETRDILRTIHRQNQRLITLVVDLLLLARLDRQHLPVQLEQCCLNDIVSDLVEEFEAMAIAAGVMLQSSIKVNKPVNIVGDSDQLYRLVSNLIVNAIQYTPKGGEVTVCLSCSDHHAVIRVHDTGIGIPEKELPRIYDRFYRVNSDRSRTTGGSGLGLAIASAIVQVHHGSLNVQSELGKGSTFTIELPFDVIHLNSDRSFSPFKWLFRRLRQSM, from the coding sequence ATGAATCAAAATAAACTGTTTCGAGGAACTCGTGTTCGGTTAGCTCTGTGGTATGCCCTCGTCATGGGTTCAATTTTAAGCGTTTGTGCTTTCGGTGTCTACAGAGCTGTTTTCCGTGCCCATGTGGTAGCTTTAGACAGTGAAATTGAGTCTGTAGCCGGAACACTGCATGACAGTATTGAATTTAAGCTCAGGCAACCTGGGAGTTTAGAACCCGTTATACAGGAGCTATTCCCAAATATAAATCTATGTAAAATTGGAGCCAGCTGCACTCAACAGCAGTCAGATACTAAACGCCATTTTCTTGGTGTAGTTAACAAAGATCACTACTATGTGCGTTTTTTTGATATTTCAGGACGCTTGATTGCTACTACTGGCAATTATCCAGAAGGGCTATCTACTGTCTTCAGCAATGAAAAATGGTTATTTCTCAAAGACAGCAAAGGCAATGATTATCATCAAAATTCTTTAATGCTACACACCCCAGATAATGGGGATTGGGGCTATATGCAAGTGGGGCGAAGTCTTGAAGAATTTAATCGTTATCTGGATAGTGTGAAATTAAGTTTAGGTTTGGGATTGCCGATCGCAATGGCTATGGTTGCAGTTGCTAGTTGGTGGCTATCAGGATTAGCTATGCAGCCAATTTATCAATCTTATCGACAAATTCAACAGTTTACAGCAGATGCTGCACACGAATTGCGAACGCCTTTAGCTGCAACAGGCGCAACGGTGGAATCAGCGCTTTTAATGTCGCAACTAGATGAAGAAGAAACGCGGGACATTCTGCGAACTATCCACCGTCAGAATCAGCGACTTATTACTTTGGTTGTAGATTTATTATTATTGGCTCGTTTAGATAGACAACACTTGCCAGTACAACTAGAACAATGTTGTCTAAATGATATTGTCAGCGATTTAGTCGAGGAATTTGAAGCGATGGCAATCGCGGCAGGTGTAATGCTGCAATCTAGCATCAAGGTAAATAAGCCAGTAAATATTGTCGGTGATAGTGACCAGCTTTATCGTTTGGTTTCTAATTTAATTGTCAATGCAATTCAGTATACACCCAAAGGAGGGGAGGTTACGGTTTGCCTGAGTTGTAGTGACCATCATGCTGTAATTAGGGTTCATGATACGGGTATTGGTATCCCAGAGAAGGAACTTCCGCGAATTTACGATCGCTTTTATCGGGTGAATAGCGATCGCTCTCGTACCACTGGTGGTTCTGGATTAGGATTGGCGATCGCTTCTGCAATTGTTCAGGTACACCACGGTAGTTTGAATGTGCAAAGCGAATTAGGTAAAGGTAGTACTTTTACCATCGAACTACCGTTTGATGTTATCCACCTAAATAGTGATCGCTCTTTTTCGCCATTTAAATGGCTGTTTCGCCGCTTACGCCAATCTATGTAG
- a CDS encoding DevA family ABC transporter ATP-binding protein yields the protein MNNKPIIEIENLEHFFGQGELNKQILFNINLKVYPGEIAIMEGPSGSGKTTLLTLIGGLRSVQAGSLKVFGQELLGASEQKLMQTRRYIGYIFQSHNLLKFLTAKQNVEMSLELHDNLSRKEIRERSVKMLTDVGLGERIDSYPENLSGGQKQRVAIARALASQPKLVLADEPTASLDKYSGRAVVELMQKLAKQQGCSILIVTHDNRILDIADRIIKMEDGHLSEELIALI from the coding sequence ATGAATAACAAGCCAATTATTGAGATAGAAAACTTAGAGCATTTTTTTGGACAAGGTGAGCTAAATAAACAAATTTTATTTAATATTAATTTAAAAGTTTATCCTGGTGAAATAGCTATTATGGAAGGCCCATCTGGCTCTGGAAAAACAACATTATTGACATTAATTGGTGGTCTAAGATCTGTCCAGGCTGGAAGTTTGAAAGTTTTTGGTCAAGAGCTTTTGGGAGCTAGCGAACAAAAATTGATGCAAACACGTCGCTATATTGGCTATATTTTTCAATCTCATAACTTGCTGAAATTTCTTACAGCAAAACAAAATGTGGAAATGTCACTAGAACTACACGATAACCTAAGCCGTAAGGAAATTCGTGAACGTTCTGTAAAAATGCTAACAGATGTTGGTTTAGGTGAGCGAATTGATTCTTATCCTGAAAATCTTTCAGGAGGACAAAAACAAAGAGTTGCTATTGCACGCGCCTTAGCTTCACAACCTAAGTTAGTTTTAGCTGATGAGCCTACAGCATCTTTAGATAAATATAGCGGTCGTGCTGTTGTCGAACTCATGCAAAAACTAGCCAAACAGCAAGGTTGCTCTATTCTAATTGTTACGCATGATAATCGTATTCTTGATATTGCTGACCGCATTATTAAAATGGAAGATGGGCACTTATCTGAAGAGTTAATAGCATTAATATAA
- a CDS encoding DUF2808 domain-containing protein produces the protein MKKTLIYTSTVFALATTAFISLSHASAKETNIDNNLQYPANSWRLVKHTFRLNIPQNNNPLSQLIIETPSTVAVSNNIDVFDANGQKINTNISVNGKQIIIDFPEKVISNTKLLVNFNQVQQPVTGPASVYRFSAKVVGSEVEIPVGVAQFPTF, from the coding sequence ATGAAGAAAACATTGATTTACACAAGTACAGTGTTTGCTCTTGCCACTACAGCTTTCATTTCCCTTAGTCATGCAAGTGCTAAGGAGACTAATATTGATAATAATTTGCAATATCCTGCTAATAGTTGGCGGCTTGTCAAACATACTTTTCGGTTAAACATCCCTCAAAATAACAACCCTCTTTCCCAACTTATTATTGAAACTCCATCTACTGTAGCAGTGAGTAATAACATTGATGTCTTCGATGCGAATGGTCAGAAAATTAATACTAATATTTCCGTCAATGGCAAACAGATTATTATAGATTTCCCTGAAAAGGTTATTTCTAACACTAAACTCTTAGTTAATTTTAATCAAGTTCAACAACCAGTGACAGGCCCAGCTTCTGTATACCGCTTTTCAGCTAAGGTTGTTGGTAGTGAGGTAGAGATTCCCGTTGGTGTAGCTCAATTCCCTACATTTTAA
- a CDS encoding DUF2808 domain-containing protein has protein sequence MKKLIYTFAFTLVIASSVPTAWAKNPNDAKFSHLGNSAAVPNDARTIDATHKFDVHVQGKALSELAIDLPEGVSIDKGIEVQNKLGQKIPTTVSINNRKATVAFSEPVAPGTSISIRMKGVNTPGYEETWHYPVSVKKVDMKEEIPLGLARIQTYGG, from the coding sequence ATGAAAAAGCTGATTTACACATTTGCTTTTACCTTAGTTATTGCATCTTCAGTTCCTACTGCTTGGGCGAAAAATCCAAACGATGCTAAATTTTCCCATCTCGGAAATAGTGCTGCTGTTCCTAATGATGCCCGTACCATAGATGCTACTCATAAGTTTGATGTTCATGTCCAAGGTAAAGCTCTTTCAGAATTGGCGATTGATTTACCAGAGGGGGTAAGTATTGATAAAGGAATTGAAGTCCAAAATAAATTAGGTCAAAAAATTCCGACAACGGTTTCCATTAACAACAGAAAAGCTACAGTAGCTTTTTCGGAACCAGTAGCCCCTGGTACAAGCATATCAATTCGTATGAAAGGAGTTAATACTCCAGGTTATGAGGAAACTTGGCATTATCCAGTATCTGTCAAAAAGGTTGATATGAAAGAAGAAATTCCACTTGGTTTAGCCCGGATTCAGACTTACGGTGGCTAG
- a CDS encoding alpha/beta fold hydrolase, whose product MSVQSVTFDTQFTYQTSPYWYCYYPFDIVARAERIRCSHSIQSTGVNLHIDVYERSEPNAPVFIFNHGGGGYSGLFVSLALAFYDLGYTVLLPDQKGQGRTSIEKVKGDFTLDEAAQNIADVAQWARHRYAGPIFMGGGSLGSGITYHAITKGAPVEAIATLQLYDFGDPKTALYLSRFNILAGIPGVPWIIQFFIGLLEKLFPKLRIPYRPIARWHNMLDERDLSTGFFKKWSNDPYTLKSLTVHALASLFNSPPKQSMEYNQIPFLVINTIRDKMISPEVTIQSYERLAGPKKYVELDWGHFSLCPEFLQDFVTLADSWFRQYMPANYHT is encoded by the coding sequence ATGTCTGTACAATCCGTAACCTTTGATACTCAATTTACATATCAAACATCTCCTTACTGGTATTGCTATTACCCCTTTGATATCGTGGCACGCGCCGAGCGCATCAGGTGCAGCCACTCTATCCAATCTACAGGAGTAAATCTCCACATAGATGTGTACGAGCGTTCGGAACCAAATGCCCCAGTATTCATTTTTAACCACGGAGGTGGTGGCTATTCTGGTTTGTTTGTGAGCCTAGCCCTAGCTTTCTACGACTTAGGTTACACCGTGTTGCTTCCTGACCAAAAGGGACAAGGGCGTACTAGCATCGAAAAAGTCAAAGGTGACTTTACTTTAGACGAGGCAGCCCAAAATATTGCAGATGTAGCGCAATGGGCAAGGCATCGTTATGCTGGGCCTATTTTTATGGGCGGCGGCAGTCTAGGAAGTGGTATTACCTATCATGCCATTACCAAAGGAGCCCCTGTAGAAGCTATAGCAACTCTGCAACTTTACGATTTTGGCGACCCCAAAACAGCTTTATACCTTTCAAGATTTAATATATTAGCAGGTATTCCAGGTGTACCTTGGATCATTCAGTTTTTCATTGGGTTGTTGGAGAAGCTATTTCCAAAACTGCGAATTCCTTACCGTCCAATTGCTCGCTGGCATAATATGCTTGATGAGCGCGATCTTAGTACTGGCTTCTTCAAAAAGTGGTCTAATGACCCGTATACTTTAAAAAGTCTCACTGTCCATGCTTTGGCTAGCCTCTTCAACTCTCCTCCAAAACAGTCAATGGAATACAATCAGATTCCTTTTTTGGTTATCAATACTATACGGGATAAAATGATTTCGCCCGAAGTCACAATTCAAAGTTATGAGCGTTTGGCTGGCCCCAAAAAGTATGTGGAACTAGACTGGGGACATTTTTCACTTTGTCCAGAATTTTTACAAGATTTTGTGACTCTTGCGGATAGCTGGTTCCGCCAGTACATGCCAGCCAATTACCACACCTAG
- a CDS encoding DUF2808 domain-containing protein produces MKKVLVYVAISTLAAALLIPANYASANEEDGNIPHVDGNSQFPQTRWMPVRHTLRVHVPKNSKSVSQLKIQVPNTVRWSDNTNDVVINEENGRKINTNVSVNGKTILLAFAEPIVPNTKLEIDIKNVKQPFLGNGPVYHLSANLVGTNAEIPIGVARFRVNL; encoded by the coding sequence ATGAAGAAAGTGTTAGTTTATGTTGCTATATCTACTTTAGCTGCTGCACTTTTAATTCCTGCCAACTATGCAAGTGCCAATGAAGAAGATGGTAATATTCCTCATGTTGATGGTAACTCTCAATTTCCTCAGACTCGCTGGATGCCTGTTAGACATACTTTGCGAGTACACGTTCCCAAAAATAGCAAGAGTGTTTCACAGTTAAAAATTCAAGTTCCAAATACTGTCAGATGGAGTGATAATACTAATGATGTCGTTATAAACGAAGAGAATGGTCGAAAAATAAATACTAATGTTTCTGTAAATGGCAAAACTATACTACTAGCTTTTGCTGAACCAATTGTTCCTAATACTAAGCTAGAGATTGACATCAAGAATGTCAAACAACCATTTCTTGGTAATGGCCCTGTCTACCATTTATCTGCTAATCTTGTTGGCACTAATGCAGAAATACCTATAGGTGTAGCTAGATTTCGTGTAAATCTTTAA
- the devC gene encoding ABC transporter permease DevC, with protein MFRRNTPLAWLQLTRVKTRFIVALIGIAFADILMFMQLGFQDGLYDCNTIFHRNLKADIVMLSSQTIAIYYMESFPRPLLYDTLNYEGVESVNSTYVDVLAWKNPNTAQSYPILTYAFDPNKPILPLQGVEEHLEQLKQPDTVLFDITSRPEWGTNFMKNKLEKGESVYSEVNDRRINLAGLFTMGPSFSADANLITSDLNFLRIVKNRSPQQIDVGLINVKPGYDIQKVLEVLRKNLPQKDVKVVTKQEFVELETKYWAESSPIGVIFGLGVIMGFTVGAVIVYQILYADVSDHLSEYATLKAMGYSHKYLLSLVFQEALILAFFGYLPGYIISLLLYDLTRAESFLPIFMTVNRGVNILILTVLMCFISGIIAVRKLKDADPADVF; from the coding sequence ATGTTTCGACGAAATACGCCTTTGGCTTGGTTACAGCTCACTAGAGTTAAAACTCGCTTCATTGTGGCTTTAATTGGCATTGCTTTTGCAGATATTCTCATGTTCATGCAGTTAGGATTTCAAGATGGCTTGTATGACTGCAATACAATTTTCCATAGAAATCTGAAAGCCGATATTGTGATGCTGAGTTCTCAAACAATCGCTATTTACTATATGGAAAGTTTTCCTAGACCGTTATTGTACGATACTTTGAACTATGAGGGAGTTGAATCAGTTAATTCGACATACGTTGATGTTTTAGCATGGAAAAACCCTAATACTGCTCAGTCTTATCCCATATTAACTTATGCTTTTGACCCAAACAAACCTATTTTACCTTTACAAGGAGTTGAAGAACATTTAGAGCAATTAAAACAGCCAGATACAGTTTTATTTGATATTACCTCACGTCCTGAATGGGGTACTAATTTTATGAAAAATAAACTAGAAAAAGGTGAATCTGTATATAGTGAAGTTAATGATCGCAGAATTAATTTAGCTGGCTTATTTACTATGGGGCCGTCTTTTTCAGCTGATGCTAATTTAATTACTAGTGATTTAAATTTTCTTCGGATTGTTAAAAATCGCTCTCCTCAACAAATAGACGTAGGATTAATTAATGTTAAACCCGGTTATGATATCCAAAAAGTTCTTGAAGTTTTAAGAAAAAATCTACCCCAAAAAGATGTGAAAGTTGTGACTAAACAAGAATTTGTAGAGTTAGAGACTAAATATTGGGCTGAAAGCAGCCCAATTGGGGTAATTTTTGGTTTGGGTGTTATTATGGGCTTTACTGTTGGTGCGGTTATTGTTTATCAAATTTTATATGCAGATGTTTCCGATCATCTCAGCGAATATGCAACATTAAAAGCAATGGGTTATTCGCATAAATACTTATTGAGTCTTGTTTTTCAAGAAGCTTTAATTTTGGCATTCTTTGGTTATCTTCCTGGATATATTATTAGTTTATTGCTATATGACTTAACTAGAGCAGAATCATTTTTGCCAATATTTATGACAGTAAATAGAGGAGTAAACATATTAATATTGACAGTATTAATGTGCTTTATTTCTGGTATTATTGCAGTGCGTAAGCTAAAAGATGCAGATCCAGCAGATGTCTTTTAA
- a CDS encoding ISAs1 family transposase encodes MKLKPKITIADHFLEIQDPRIDRTKRHNLIDIMTIAICAVICGADGWVAVETYGCAKYEWLKTFLELPNGIPSHDTFARVFAQINPQQFESCFINWMKSITKMTNGEVVAIDGKTLRGSYDKSSEQSAIQIVSAWATTSKLVLGQVKVDKKSNEITAIPELLKVLDLSGCIVTIDAIGCQKEIVRVITEQDADYVITLKKNQGNLYDEVEKLFQSGISTDFEGIEHSTYKTEEKGHSRHEIRHYVMLSQIQSRLNPDSVWSKFNSVGMVESVRSLEGKTTVETRYFISSLEDNAQQFGNSIRSHWGVENSLHWVLDVALKEDDCRIRKDNAPENFAILRHIAVNLLGQEKRVKRGIKNKQFLAGLDNNYLARVLALA; translated from the coding sequence ATGAAGCTAAAGCCAAAAATCACAATTGCTGACCATTTTTTGGAAATACAAGACCCACGAATAGATCGCACAAAGCGTCATAACTTAATCGATATCATGACGATTGCTATTTGTGCAGTAATTTGTGGTGCCGATGGCTGGGTGGCAGTTGAAACATACGGATGTGCGAAGTATGAGTGGTTAAAAACATTTTTAGAATTACCAAATGGCATTCCATCTCACGATACATTTGCACGAGTTTTTGCACAAATAAATCCTCAACAATTCGAGTCATGTTTTATTAATTGGATGAAATCAATAACTAAGATGACTAATGGTGAAGTTGTCGCCATTGATGGTAAAACCTTACGCGGTTCTTACGATAAAAGTAGTGAGCAAAGTGCAATCCAAATAGTAAGTGCTTGGGCAACTACAAGTAAATTAGTATTGGGACAAGTTAAAGTTGATAAAAAATCAAATGAGATTACAGCAATCCCAGAATTATTAAAAGTCTTGGATCTATCTGGATGTATTGTCACGATTGACGCAATCGGTTGTCAAAAAGAAATTGTAAGAGTAATTACAGAGCAAGATGCGGATTATGTAATTACGTTAAAAAAGAATCAAGGAAATCTTTATGATGAAGTTGAAAAATTATTCCAGTCAGGGATAAGTACAGATTTTGAGGGGATTGAGCATAGCACATATAAAACAGAAGAAAAAGGGCATAGTCGTCATGAAATCCGCCACTATGTGATGTTATCTCAGATTCAGTCTCGACTTAACCCAGATTCAGTTTGGTCAAAGTTTAATAGTGTTGGTATGGTAGAGTCCGTCCGTTCATTAGAAGGTAAAACGACAGTTGAAACTCGCTATTTTATTAGTAGCCTAGAAGATAATGCCCAACAGTTTGGTAATTCTATTCGCAGTCATTGGGGAGTTGAGAATTCATTACATTGGGTATTGGATGTCGCCTTGAAGGAAGACGACTGTCGGATTAGGAAAGATAATGCTCCAGAGAATTTTGCAATTCTCAGACATATTGCAGTCAATCTTTTAGGTCAAGAGAAGCGTGTAAAACGTGGAATAAAAAACAAACAGTTTCTTGCTGGGCTGGATAACAATTATTTAGCAAGAGTTTTAGCATTAGCATAA
- a CDS encoding iron uptake porin produces MSKLFWKCLLISPGVLLANLAFSGATIAAEIPVSTEIKQEANSLPKDSSLSQIQQYIGETGQVTSVSQFSDVQPTDWAFQALQSLVERYGCIAGYPNATYRGNRALTRYEFAAGLNACLDRVNELIATATADLVTKEDLATLQRLQEEFSAELATLRGRVDALEVRTAELEANQFSTTTKLIGEAIFNVSNVFGSDQRAVPSGVDPSTAPDLDSNTILTDRVRLRLESSFVGTDLLQIRLQSRNVTPYDTNVTGTNMTRLGFDGNQNNETVIDKINYAFNLSNAVRVKIDAAGGNIYDNINNFNPDLASDGRGALSRYGRFSPIYRTGFGGAGATITLNPTGAFTASAAYIARTASNPGSNGGLTNGAYTALGQVAFRPSDAFNIGLTYAHSYQNSLSSVNMFEGTGSVYAGNPFNGVATTANHYGIEATFKPSSKLTIGGWYGYSNAEAKGSGTGVNQGDEASMNYWAATLAFKDFGKEGNLLGLIFGQPPKVSDNDAFTSAARTTRREDNDTSYHLEALYRLQINDNISVTPGLLVIFNPEHNNNNDTIYVGTLRTTFAF; encoded by the coding sequence ATGTCTAAGTTATTTTGGAAATGCCTACTAATTAGTCCTGGAGTTTTATTAGCCAACTTAGCTTTTTCAGGAGCAACAATAGCGGCTGAAATTCCTGTTTCAACTGAAATTAAACAAGAAGCAAACTCTCTTCCAAAAGATTCTTCTTTAAGCCAAATTCAACAGTACATTGGTGAGACTGGCCAAGTCACATCCGTTTCGCAGTTTTCTGACGTACAACCAACAGATTGGGCATTCCAAGCTTTACAATCACTAGTTGAACGTTACGGTTGTATTGCTGGTTATCCCAATGCGACTTACCGAGGTAATCGTGCTTTAACTCGTTATGAATTTGCTGCTGGTTTGAATGCTTGTTTAGATAGAGTTAATGAACTGATTGCTACAGCAACTGCTGACTTAGTAACAAAAGAGGATTTGGCTACCCTACAGCGTCTGCAAGAAGAATTTTCTGCGGAACTAGCTACCCTGCGTGGTCGCGTAGATGCTTTAGAAGTACGCACTGCTGAGTTGGAAGCCAATCAGTTCTCGACTACCACCAAGTTAATTGGGGAAGCAATTTTTAACGTATCTAATGTTTTTGGTAGCGATCAAAGGGCAGTTCCTTCTGGTGTAGATCCAAGTACTGCTCCCGACCTAGATTCTAATACTATTCTAACTGACCGGGTTCGTCTGAGATTGGAATCAAGTTTTGTTGGTACAGACCTGTTGCAAATCCGCTTGCAATCCCGGAACGTCACTCCCTATGACACAAATGTGACGGGTACTAACATGACCCGCCTCGGTTTTGACGGAAATCAGAACAATGAGACTGTCATCGATAAAATTAACTATGCTTTCAACCTGAGTAATGCAGTGCGGGTAAAAATTGATGCGGCAGGCGGTAACATATACGACAACATCAACAACTTCAACCCTGATCTTGCCAGTGATGGTAGGGGCGCTTTGTCTCGCTATGGTCGATTTAGCCCCATCTATCGCACTGGTTTCGGTGGTGCAGGTGCAACCATAACTTTGAATCCTACAGGAGCTTTCACTGCATCTGCGGCTTACATAGCTCGCACAGCTAGCAATCCTGGTTCAAATGGAGGTCTGACAAATGGTGCCTATACAGCCCTTGGTCAGGTAGCTTTCAGGCCTAGTGATGCATTTAATATTGGTCTTACCTACGCTCACAGCTATCAAAATAGTTTATCCAGTGTAAACATGTTTGAGGGTACAGGTAGTGTATACGCAGGTAATCCCTTCAATGGAGTTGCTACTACTGCCAACCATTACGGTATAGAAGCTACCTTCAAACCCAGTTCCAAGTTGACTATTGGTGGTTGGTACGGTTACAGCAACGCTGAAGCCAAGGGAAGTGGTACGGGTGTAAATCAAGGTGATGAAGCATCAATGAACTACTGGGCTGCAACCCTAGCCTTCAAAGACTTTGGTAAAGAAGGCAACTTGCTTGGTCTGATCTTTGGTCAACCACCTAAAGTAAGTGATAATGATGCATTCACTTCCGCCGCAAGAACTACTAGGCGTGAAGATAACGACACCTCTTACCACTTAGAGGCTCTGTACCGCCTACAGATCAACGATAATATTTCCGTCACTCCTGGTTTATTGGTTATCTTTAATCCAGAGCATAATAATAACAATGACACCATCTATGTTGGTACACTGCGTACCACTTTTGCTTTCTAA